In one Dunckerocampus dactyliophorus isolate RoL2022-P2 chromosome 9, RoL_Ddac_1.1, whole genome shotgun sequence genomic region, the following are encoded:
- the col4a2 gene encoding collagen alpha-2(IV) chain isoform X2, whose product MTCREGNHGPVGPQGITGPPGRPGDPGIQGPKGQKGDPGRGGIIGPKGNMGMTGVPGFSGNDGIPGHPGSAGPRGKPGADGCNGTQGESGFPGLIGRSGAPGFPGQLGRKGQKGDNLDVAVYIQRFRGDPGTPGINGIYGPPGNRGWQGNPGLTGPKGPPGPPGPRGPKGTMTKVFKGVKGDQGEIGPPGLPGNSTHPHTLPPYGPLGPPGPKGVKGEQGDLADNKGETGIMGFPGSRGLPGTPGRPGPRGDDGEQGPIGRAGLKGVRGEAGELVSAGSSFSAAGAPGSPGEQGVQGERGPIGDQGIPGPPGRPPSHTQQQVFDFGGPFGRKGEPGDKGQHGEPGSPAVTAGPPGVPGRPGYRGPPGPKGSWQEFFKGSPGGRGRPGNAGFKGVKGDHGECECTVNNSPPGPPGLVGDLGDVGMTGEFGQEGDVGGPGPPGLDGFPGTPGLAGEPGPKGRKGDTAVATQKGYPGDPGIWGRDGEPGNPGAPGLVGLPGFPGSRGLPGDNSKGESGEKGSPGLPGRPGAPGLRGEPGPELEGFKGQPGLPGDAGLNGYPGVPGTPGSPGGCSPTGDGGQWDVTGPCDTFPGPPGLPGSTGPRGLPGLQGLPGEKGVPGLFGLQGEKGETGDYGPGGRPGPPGFSGPRGDLGFPGRKGSVGSPGVPGASGRNGAPGDRGVHGEILGASPGPPGDPGLYGLQGNRGHAGDQGEPGYPGMGGMPGMIGSKGDFGPPGPQGVEGSTGQPGIYGYPGDSGKDGPPGPPGAIGQPGLTGERGTEGNPGPPGPIGLIGYPGEPGNDGVLGENGSPGNAGQPGPDGRPGAPGMKGYKGSPGMSGFAGVTGNTGTKGFSGVKGDTGLPGQIGLRGMTGPSGEKGDRGLRGPPGEKPEIPAKLIVDMKGPKGDRGNQGNNGFTGPRGLKGLPGVPGLEGGHGFPGEPSHEKGFQGHPGAQGLPGLKGMPGRTGNRGISGFEGMSGGKGVKGSPGAYGATGDKGRKGIKGNRGPRIDIPGPTGLRGEVGSTGDQGGKGLTGLTGDRGLPGFHGIEGKRGPSGDAGDVGYPGSDGQQGTPGNQGQKGFPGPSGKEGHPGFPGFPGNKGFPGLVGLYGLDGLKGQKGVSGITGLDIIGPAGHPGAKGEKGEGGTLNNQTGAPGVAGSKGFQGDFGDQGQPGSAGFRGPVGPDGKPDRPGSVGDKGFSGTKGYQGFPGPRGFPGTDAAPGEKGTLGTLGFPGVPGRKGFKGDQGPFGYRGPNGISGRKGDKGQQGSMGIPGMIGVKGERGPVGPKGDAGPSGVRGLPGNQGSAPLPITLPGERGPPGPQGIQGPRGVQGELGPRGPPGDAGFIGPAGQKGMPGIGGRPGTPGFRGEPGQVGHAGLRGMEGHPGKAGTPGLPGMPGRSVSVGYLLVKHSQSEQTPMCPVGMSKLWGGYSLLYLEGQEKAHNQDLGLAGSCLPRFSTMPFLYCNPGDLCYYASRNDKSYWLSTTAPLPMMPVEEGDIKPYISRCSVCEAPSVAIAVHSQDITIPQCPAGWRSLWIGYSFLMHTAAGNEGGGQSLSSPGSCLEDFRTTPFIECNGAKGTCHYFANKHSFWLTSIDQSFQAEPASETLKAGQLLSRISRCQVCMKNL is encoded by the exons ATGACATGTAGAGAG GGTAACCATGGGCCTGTTGGTCCTCAAGGTATCACAGGGCCCCCAGGGAGACCAGGGGATCCAGGCATCCAAGGACCAAAGGGGCAGAAAGGTGACCCTGGCCGTGGTGGCATCATTGGACCTAAAGGAAACATG GGAATGACGGGGGTACCTGGCTTCTCTGGAAACGACGGAATTCCT GGCCATCCAGGAAGTGCTGGACCCAGAGGGAAGCCCGGTGCAGATGGCTGTAACGGTACACAGGGAGAATCCGGCTTCCCGGGTCTAATCGGCCGCAGTGGGGCACCCGGTTTTCCT GGACAACTGGGCAGGAAGGGGCAGAAGGGAGACAACTTGGATGTGGCCGTGTACATACAGAGATTCAGG GGAGATCCAGGCACACCAGGCATTAATGGAATATAT GGTCCTCCAGGTAACAGAGGATGGCAGGGTAACCCAGGCCTCACAGGGCCAAAG GGTCCACCAGGGCCCCCAGGGCCACGCGGTCCGAAG GGCACCATGACTAAAGTATTCAAGGGGGTTAAAGGTGACCAG GGAGAGATCGGGCCCCCAGGGCTCCCGGGTAACTCGACCCATCCTCACACTCTGCCCCCTTATGGACCTTTG GGACCTCCTGGACCTAAGGGTGTTAAAGGAGAACAAGGAGATCTG GCTGACAACAAAGGAGAGACGGGCATTATGGGATTCCCTGGATCACGg GGTCTACCTGGCACACCTGGGAGGCCTGGACCTAGG GGGGATGATGGCGAACAAGGACCAATAGGCAGAGCTGGACTAAAG GGAGTGAGGGGTGAAGCAGGAGAACTGGTTTCAGCAGGGTCCTCGTTTTCAGCAG CCGGTGCCCCCGGTTCCCCTGGTGAGCAGGGTGTACAAGGCGAGAGGGGCCCCATAGGAGACCAAGGCATTCCCGGACCACCAGGGCGTCCCCCTTCTCACACGCAGCAACAAG TGTTTGATTTTGGTGGACCGTTTGGACGGAAGGGCGAGCCAGGAGACAAGGGCCAACACGGGGAACCAGGAAGTCCTGCAGTCACCGCAGGACCTCCGGGTGTCCCAGGTCGCCCAGGTTATAGGGGGCCTCCGGGTCCCAAAGGATCAT GGCAAGAGTTCTTCAAGGGGTCTCCTGGAGGAAGAGGGAGGCCCGGAAATGCGGGCTTCAAGGGAGTCAAAG GTGATCACGGAGAATGTGAATGCACCGTCAACAACTCCCCACCCGGACCTCCCGGCCTTGTCGGTGACCTTGGAGACGTCGGAATGACGGGCGAGTTTGGCCAAGAGGGTGATGTCGGAGGCCCGGGTCCCCCAGGACTGGATGGATTTCCT GGAACTCCAGGGCTCGCTGGTGAGCCAGGTCCAAAAGGCAGAAAAGGAGACACCGCGGTGGCCACTCAGAAAG GGTATCCTGGAGACCCCGGGATTTGGGGCCGAGATGGTGAACCGGGAAATCCTGGGGCTCCAGGTCTAGTTGGTCTGCCCGGTTTCCCTGGCAGTCGAGGTCTTCCA GGAGACAATTCCAAGGGAGAAAGCGGAGAAAAAGGTTCCCCCGGTCTACCTGGTCGTCCTGGTGCACCTGGACTGAGAGGAGAGCCAGGTCCAGAGCTGGAGGGTTTCAAAGGGCAGCCTGGTTTACCCGGTGATGCTGGCCTCAATGGCTATCCTGGAGTTCCAGGAACTCCCGGCAGCCCAG GCGGCTGTAGTCCGACAGGAGATGGAGGACAGTGGGATGTGACAG GTCCTTGTGACACTTTTCCAGGACCTCCTGGACTTCCCGGTTCTACTGGACCGAGAGGACTACCTGGTCTCCAAG GTCTTCCAGGTGAAAAGGGGGTCCCAGGTCTATTTGGACTACAGGGAGAAAAAGGAGAAACAGGGGACTATGGCCCAGGTGGCCGTCCAGGACCACCAG GTTTTTCCGGGCCCCGTGGTGATTTGGGCTTCCCCGGGAGGAAGGGGTCAGTGGGATCTCCTGGCGTTCCTGGGGCGTCCGGACGGAATGGAGCACCCGGGGACAGAGGAGTTCATGGTGAAATCTTGGGCGCATCGCCTGGACCCCCTGGTGACCCAGGATTGTATGGGCTGCAAGGGAATAGAGGTCATGCTGGAGATCAAGGCGAGCCGGGTTATCCAG GAATGGGGGGCATGCCTGGTATGATTGGTTCCAAGGGCGACTTTGGCCCTCCTGGCCCACAGGGTGTTGAAGGGAGTACTGGACAGCCAGGCATTTATGGATACCCTGGAGATTCTGGAAAAGATGGTCCACCAGGGCCGCCGGGTGCCATTGGACAACCAG GCTTAACTGGAGAACGGGGAACTGAAGGAAACCCAGGTCCTCCAGGTCCGATTGGGCTAATAGGGTACCCAGGGGAGCCAGGTAATGATGGTGTTCTTGGAGAGAATGGCTCACCAGGTAACGCAGGACAGCCTGGACCGGATGGACGACCAGGAGCTCCAGGAATGAAAG GATATAAAGGGTCTCCTGGCATGTCAGGCTTTGCAGGGGTCACGGGTAACACAGGTACTAAAGGATTCAGTGGGGTGAAAGGAGACACTGGACTACCCGGTCAAATTGGCCTGAGAGGAATGACAGGTCCAAGTGGAGAAAAAG GTGATCGTGGTTTGAGGGGTCCGCCTGGGGAGAAGCCTGAGATCCCCGCAAAGTTGATTGTCGACATGAAGGGACCCAAGGGGGACCGTGGAAACCAAGGAAATAATGGCTTCACCGGGCCAAGAG GCTTGAAGGGTTTACCTGGTGTTCCAGGCCTTGAGGGAGGCCACGGTTTCCCTGGGGAACCTAGTCATGAAAAAGGTTTCCAAGGGCATCCGGGTGCCCAGGGGCTACCGGGGTTGAAAGGAATGCCGGGTCGTACAGGAAATCGAGGAATTTCTGGCTTTGAGGGGATGAGCGGTGGTAAG GGGGTAAAAGGAAGTCCTGGTGCCTATGGTGCGACAGGAGATAAGGGCAGGAAGGGAATCAAAG GTAACAGAGGACCTCGCATCGACATCCCAGGACCAACCGGACTAAGAGGAGAGGTTGGTTCCACAGGAGACCAAG GTGGGAAAGGCTTAACTGGACTGACTGGAGACAGGGGTCTCCCTGGTTTTCATGGTATCGAAGGGAAAAGGGGACCGTCAGGTGATGCAGGCGATGTGGGATATCCAG GCTCAGATGGACAGCAAGGGACTCCAGGCAACCAAGGTCAGAAGGGTTTTCCTGGACCATCCGGAAAAGAAGGGCATCCAGGTTTCCCTGGCTTTCCAGGAAATAAAG GCTTCCCTGGTCTGGTTGGTCTTTATGGATTAGATGGCCTGAAAGGACAAAAGGGTGTCTCTGGAATCACAG GTTTGGATATCATCGGGCCAGCTGGTCACCCTGGAGCCAAGGGAGAAAAGGGGGAGGGCGGCACCCTCAACAACCAGACAGGCGCGCCAGGTGTCGCAGGTTCAAAAGGATTTCAGGGTGATTTTG GTGACCAAGGCCAACCTGGATCAGCAGGGTTTCGTGGGCCCGTAGGACCAGATGGGAAACCAGACAGACCAGGATCTGTTGGGGATAAGGGCTTTAGTGGAACTAAAGGGTACCAAG GTTTCCCTGGACCCAGAGGTTTTCCTGGCACTGATGCTGCCCCTGGAGAAAAGGGTACACTGGGAACACTCGGGTTTCCAGGAGTCCCGGGCAGGAAAGGTTTTAAAGGAGACCAGGGTCCATTTGGATATCGGGGACCAAATGGGATTTCTGGGAGGAAAG GTGACAAAGGACAACAAGGCTCAATGGGGATTCCTGGTATGATTGGGGTCAAAGGTGAGAGAGGCCCAGTTGGCCCTAAAGGAGATGCTGGACCTTCAG GTGTACGTGGGTTACCAGGAAACCAGGGCTCGGCTCCACTGCCTATTACACTCCCAGGAGAGAGGGGGCCTCCTGGACCACAGGGCATTCAGGGACCGAGAGGTGTACAAGGAGAACTGGGACCCCGGGGACCTCCTGGTGATGCTG gTTTTATAGGACCGGCTGGGCAGAAGGGCATGCCCGGAATAGGTGGCAGACCAGGAACGCCTGGGTTCCGTGGTGAGCCAGGTCAAGTGGGCCATGCCGGTCTGCGAGGCATGGAAG GTCACCCAGGAAAAGCAGGCACCCCAGGATTGCCCGGCATGCCCGGCCGCAGCGTCAGTGTGGGATACTTGCTAGTCAAGCACAGTCAGTCCGAGCAGACCCCCATGTGCCCCGTGGGGATGTCTAAATTATGGGGTGGTTACAGTCTGTTGTACCTGGAGGGCCAGGAAAAGGCCCATAACCAGGATCTTG GCTTGGCCGGCTCGTGCCTCCCGCGTTTCAGCACCATGCCCTTCCTCTACTGCAACCCGGGAGACCTCTGTTACTACGCCAGCAGGAACGACAAGTCCTACTGGCTGTCCACCACCGCCCCGCTTCCCATGATGCCCGTGGAGGAGGGCGACATCAAACCGTACATCAGCCGCTGCTCGGTGTGCGAGGCGCCGTCGGTCGCCATTGCGGTCCACAGCCAGGACATCACCATCCCGCAGTGTCCCGCGGGATGGCGCAGCCTCTGGATTGGCTACTCCTTCCTGATG CACACGGCCGCGGGAAACGAAGGCGGCGGCCAGTCCCTGTCGTCGCCGGGTTCCTGCCTGGAGGACTTCCGAACGACGCCGTTCATCGAGTGCAACGGGGCCAAAGGCACGTGCCACTACTTCGCCAACAAGCACAGCTTCTGGCTGACCTCCATAGATCAGTCGTTCCAAGCCGAGCCGGCATCAGAGACGCTCAAAGCGGGCCAGCTCCTGTCCCGCATCAGCCGCTGCCAGGTCTGCATGAAGAACTTGTGA
- the col4a2 gene encoding collagen alpha-2(IV) chain isoform X1: MHGHHNRVTHLRLLRLLCVAVLASSVHAGGKKHSGPCGGRDCSSGGCKCFPEKGARGNHGPVGPQGITGPPGRPGDPGIQGPKGQKGDPGRGGIIGPKGNMGMTGVPGFSGNDGIPGHPGSAGPRGKPGADGCNGTQGESGFPGLIGRSGAPGFPGQLGRKGQKGDNLDVAVYIQRFRGDPGTPGINGIYGPPGNRGWQGNPGLTGPKGPPGPPGPRGPKGTMTKVFKGVKGDQGEIGPPGLPGNSTHPHTLPPYGPLGPPGPKGVKGEQGDLADNKGETGIMGFPGSRGLPGTPGRPGPRGDDGEQGPIGRAGLKGVRGEAGELVSAGSSFSAAGAPGSPGEQGVQGERGPIGDQGIPGPPGRPPSHTQQQVFDFGGPFGRKGEPGDKGQHGEPGSPAVTAGPPGVPGRPGYRGPPGPKGSWQEFFKGSPGGRGRPGNAGFKGVKGDHGECECTVNNSPPGPPGLVGDLGDVGMTGEFGQEGDVGGPGPPGLDGFPGTPGLAGEPGPKGRKGDTAVATQKGYPGDPGIWGRDGEPGNPGAPGLVGLPGFPGSRGLPGDNSKGESGEKGSPGLPGRPGAPGLRGEPGPELEGFKGQPGLPGDAGLNGYPGVPGTPGSPGGCSPTGDGGQWDVTGPCDTFPGPPGLPGSTGPRGLPGLQGLPGEKGVPGLFGLQGEKGETGDYGPGGRPGPPGFSGPRGDLGFPGRKGSVGSPGVPGASGRNGAPGDRGVHGEILGASPGPPGDPGLYGLQGNRGHAGDQGEPGYPGMGGMPGMIGSKGDFGPPGPQGVEGSTGQPGIYGYPGDSGKDGPPGPPGAIGQPGLTGERGTEGNPGPPGPIGLIGYPGEPGNDGVLGENGSPGNAGQPGPDGRPGAPGMKGYKGSPGMSGFAGVTGNTGTKGFSGVKGDTGLPGQIGLRGMTGPSGEKGDRGLRGPPGEKPEIPAKLIVDMKGPKGDRGNQGNNGFTGPRGLKGLPGVPGLEGGHGFPGEPSHEKGFQGHPGAQGLPGLKGMPGRTGNRGISGFEGMSGGKGVKGSPGAYGATGDKGRKGIKGNRGPRIDIPGPTGLRGEVGSTGDQGGKGLTGLTGDRGLPGFHGIEGKRGPSGDAGDVGYPGSDGQQGTPGNQGQKGFPGPSGKEGHPGFPGFPGNKGFPGLVGLYGLDGLKGQKGVSGITGLDIIGPAGHPGAKGEKGEGGTLNNQTGAPGVAGSKGFQGDFGDQGQPGSAGFRGPVGPDGKPDRPGSVGDKGFSGTKGYQGFPGPRGFPGTDAAPGEKGTLGTLGFPGVPGRKGFKGDQGPFGYRGPNGISGRKGDKGQQGSMGIPGMIGVKGERGPVGPKGDAGPSGVRGLPGNQGSAPLPITLPGERGPPGPQGIQGPRGVQGELGPRGPPGDAGFIGPAGQKGMPGIGGRPGTPGFRGEPGQVGHAGLRGMEGHPGKAGTPGLPGMPGRSVSVGYLLVKHSQSEQTPMCPVGMSKLWGGYSLLYLEGQEKAHNQDLGLAGSCLPRFSTMPFLYCNPGDLCYYASRNDKSYWLSTTAPLPMMPVEEGDIKPYISRCSVCEAPSVAIAVHSQDITIPQCPAGWRSLWIGYSFLMHTAAGNEGGGQSLSSPGSCLEDFRTTPFIECNGAKGTCHYFANKHSFWLTSIDQSFQAEPASETLKAGQLLSRISRCQVCMKNL, from the exons GGTAACCATGGGCCTGTTGGTCCTCAAGGTATCACAGGGCCCCCAGGGAGACCAGGGGATCCAGGCATCCAAGGACCAAAGGGGCAGAAAGGTGACCCTGGCCGTGGTGGCATCATTGGACCTAAAGGAAACATG GGAATGACGGGGGTACCTGGCTTCTCTGGAAACGACGGAATTCCT GGCCATCCAGGAAGTGCTGGACCCAGAGGGAAGCCCGGTGCAGATGGCTGTAACGGTACACAGGGAGAATCCGGCTTCCCGGGTCTAATCGGCCGCAGTGGGGCACCCGGTTTTCCT GGACAACTGGGCAGGAAGGGGCAGAAGGGAGACAACTTGGATGTGGCCGTGTACATACAGAGATTCAGG GGAGATCCAGGCACACCAGGCATTAATGGAATATAT GGTCCTCCAGGTAACAGAGGATGGCAGGGTAACCCAGGCCTCACAGGGCCAAAG GGTCCACCAGGGCCCCCAGGGCCACGCGGTCCGAAG GGCACCATGACTAAAGTATTCAAGGGGGTTAAAGGTGACCAG GGAGAGATCGGGCCCCCAGGGCTCCCGGGTAACTCGACCCATCCTCACACTCTGCCCCCTTATGGACCTTTG GGACCTCCTGGACCTAAGGGTGTTAAAGGAGAACAAGGAGATCTG GCTGACAACAAAGGAGAGACGGGCATTATGGGATTCCCTGGATCACGg GGTCTACCTGGCACACCTGGGAGGCCTGGACCTAGG GGGGATGATGGCGAACAAGGACCAATAGGCAGAGCTGGACTAAAG GGAGTGAGGGGTGAAGCAGGAGAACTGGTTTCAGCAGGGTCCTCGTTTTCAGCAG CCGGTGCCCCCGGTTCCCCTGGTGAGCAGGGTGTACAAGGCGAGAGGGGCCCCATAGGAGACCAAGGCATTCCCGGACCACCAGGGCGTCCCCCTTCTCACACGCAGCAACAAG TGTTTGATTTTGGTGGACCGTTTGGACGGAAGGGCGAGCCAGGAGACAAGGGCCAACACGGGGAACCAGGAAGTCCTGCAGTCACCGCAGGACCTCCGGGTGTCCCAGGTCGCCCAGGTTATAGGGGGCCTCCGGGTCCCAAAGGATCAT GGCAAGAGTTCTTCAAGGGGTCTCCTGGAGGAAGAGGGAGGCCCGGAAATGCGGGCTTCAAGGGAGTCAAAG GTGATCACGGAGAATGTGAATGCACCGTCAACAACTCCCCACCCGGACCTCCCGGCCTTGTCGGTGACCTTGGAGACGTCGGAATGACGGGCGAGTTTGGCCAAGAGGGTGATGTCGGAGGCCCGGGTCCCCCAGGACTGGATGGATTTCCT GGAACTCCAGGGCTCGCTGGTGAGCCAGGTCCAAAAGGCAGAAAAGGAGACACCGCGGTGGCCACTCAGAAAG GGTATCCTGGAGACCCCGGGATTTGGGGCCGAGATGGTGAACCGGGAAATCCTGGGGCTCCAGGTCTAGTTGGTCTGCCCGGTTTCCCTGGCAGTCGAGGTCTTCCA GGAGACAATTCCAAGGGAGAAAGCGGAGAAAAAGGTTCCCCCGGTCTACCTGGTCGTCCTGGTGCACCTGGACTGAGAGGAGAGCCAGGTCCAGAGCTGGAGGGTTTCAAAGGGCAGCCTGGTTTACCCGGTGATGCTGGCCTCAATGGCTATCCTGGAGTTCCAGGAACTCCCGGCAGCCCAG GCGGCTGTAGTCCGACAGGAGATGGAGGACAGTGGGATGTGACAG GTCCTTGTGACACTTTTCCAGGACCTCCTGGACTTCCCGGTTCTACTGGACCGAGAGGACTACCTGGTCTCCAAG GTCTTCCAGGTGAAAAGGGGGTCCCAGGTCTATTTGGACTACAGGGAGAAAAAGGAGAAACAGGGGACTATGGCCCAGGTGGCCGTCCAGGACCACCAG GTTTTTCCGGGCCCCGTGGTGATTTGGGCTTCCCCGGGAGGAAGGGGTCAGTGGGATCTCCTGGCGTTCCTGGGGCGTCCGGACGGAATGGAGCACCCGGGGACAGAGGAGTTCATGGTGAAATCTTGGGCGCATCGCCTGGACCCCCTGGTGACCCAGGATTGTATGGGCTGCAAGGGAATAGAGGTCATGCTGGAGATCAAGGCGAGCCGGGTTATCCAG GAATGGGGGGCATGCCTGGTATGATTGGTTCCAAGGGCGACTTTGGCCCTCCTGGCCCACAGGGTGTTGAAGGGAGTACTGGACAGCCAGGCATTTATGGATACCCTGGAGATTCTGGAAAAGATGGTCCACCAGGGCCGCCGGGTGCCATTGGACAACCAG GCTTAACTGGAGAACGGGGAACTGAAGGAAACCCAGGTCCTCCAGGTCCGATTGGGCTAATAGGGTACCCAGGGGAGCCAGGTAATGATGGTGTTCTTGGAGAGAATGGCTCACCAGGTAACGCAGGACAGCCTGGACCGGATGGACGACCAGGAGCTCCAGGAATGAAAG GATATAAAGGGTCTCCTGGCATGTCAGGCTTTGCAGGGGTCACGGGTAACACAGGTACTAAAGGATTCAGTGGGGTGAAAGGAGACACTGGACTACCCGGTCAAATTGGCCTGAGAGGAATGACAGGTCCAAGTGGAGAAAAAG GTGATCGTGGTTTGAGGGGTCCGCCTGGGGAGAAGCCTGAGATCCCCGCAAAGTTGATTGTCGACATGAAGGGACCCAAGGGGGACCGTGGAAACCAAGGAAATAATGGCTTCACCGGGCCAAGAG GCTTGAAGGGTTTACCTGGTGTTCCAGGCCTTGAGGGAGGCCACGGTTTCCCTGGGGAACCTAGTCATGAAAAAGGTTTCCAAGGGCATCCGGGTGCCCAGGGGCTACCGGGGTTGAAAGGAATGCCGGGTCGTACAGGAAATCGAGGAATTTCTGGCTTTGAGGGGATGAGCGGTGGTAAG GGGGTAAAAGGAAGTCCTGGTGCCTATGGTGCGACAGGAGATAAGGGCAGGAAGGGAATCAAAG GTAACAGAGGACCTCGCATCGACATCCCAGGACCAACCGGACTAAGAGGAGAGGTTGGTTCCACAGGAGACCAAG GTGGGAAAGGCTTAACTGGACTGACTGGAGACAGGGGTCTCCCTGGTTTTCATGGTATCGAAGGGAAAAGGGGACCGTCAGGTGATGCAGGCGATGTGGGATATCCAG GCTCAGATGGACAGCAAGGGACTCCAGGCAACCAAGGTCAGAAGGGTTTTCCTGGACCATCCGGAAAAGAAGGGCATCCAGGTTTCCCTGGCTTTCCAGGAAATAAAG GCTTCCCTGGTCTGGTTGGTCTTTATGGATTAGATGGCCTGAAAGGACAAAAGGGTGTCTCTGGAATCACAG GTTTGGATATCATCGGGCCAGCTGGTCACCCTGGAGCCAAGGGAGAAAAGGGGGAGGGCGGCACCCTCAACAACCAGACAGGCGCGCCAGGTGTCGCAGGTTCAAAAGGATTTCAGGGTGATTTTG GTGACCAAGGCCAACCTGGATCAGCAGGGTTTCGTGGGCCCGTAGGACCAGATGGGAAACCAGACAGACCAGGATCTGTTGGGGATAAGGGCTTTAGTGGAACTAAAGGGTACCAAG GTTTCCCTGGACCCAGAGGTTTTCCTGGCACTGATGCTGCCCCTGGAGAAAAGGGTACACTGGGAACACTCGGGTTTCCAGGAGTCCCGGGCAGGAAAGGTTTTAAAGGAGACCAGGGTCCATTTGGATATCGGGGACCAAATGGGATTTCTGGGAGGAAAG GTGACAAAGGACAACAAGGCTCAATGGGGATTCCTGGTATGATTGGGGTCAAAGGTGAGAGAGGCCCAGTTGGCCCTAAAGGAGATGCTGGACCTTCAG GTGTACGTGGGTTACCAGGAAACCAGGGCTCGGCTCCACTGCCTATTACACTCCCAGGAGAGAGGGGGCCTCCTGGACCACAGGGCATTCAGGGACCGAGAGGTGTACAAGGAGAACTGGGACCCCGGGGACCTCCTGGTGATGCTG gTTTTATAGGACCGGCTGGGCAGAAGGGCATGCCCGGAATAGGTGGCAGACCAGGAACGCCTGGGTTCCGTGGTGAGCCAGGTCAAGTGGGCCATGCCGGTCTGCGAGGCATGGAAG GTCACCCAGGAAAAGCAGGCACCCCAGGATTGCCCGGCATGCCCGGCCGCAGCGTCAGTGTGGGATACTTGCTAGTCAAGCACAGTCAGTCCGAGCAGACCCCCATGTGCCCCGTGGGGATGTCTAAATTATGGGGTGGTTACAGTCTGTTGTACCTGGAGGGCCAGGAAAAGGCCCATAACCAGGATCTTG GCTTGGCCGGCTCGTGCCTCCCGCGTTTCAGCACCATGCCCTTCCTCTACTGCAACCCGGGAGACCTCTGTTACTACGCCAGCAGGAACGACAAGTCCTACTGGCTGTCCACCACCGCCCCGCTTCCCATGATGCCCGTGGAGGAGGGCGACATCAAACCGTACATCAGCCGCTGCTCGGTGTGCGAGGCGCCGTCGGTCGCCATTGCGGTCCACAGCCAGGACATCACCATCCCGCAGTGTCCCGCGGGATGGCGCAGCCTCTGGATTGGCTACTCCTTCCTGATG CACACGGCCGCGGGAAACGAAGGCGGCGGCCAGTCCCTGTCGTCGCCGGGTTCCTGCCTGGAGGACTTCCGAACGACGCCGTTCATCGAGTGCAACGGGGCCAAAGGCACGTGCCACTACTTCGCCAACAAGCACAGCTTCTGGCTGACCTCCATAGATCAGTCGTTCCAAGCCGAGCCGGCATCAGAGACGCTCAAAGCGGGCCAGCTCCTGTCCCGCATCAGCCGCTGCCAGGTCTGCATGAAGAACTTGTGA